The following proteins are encoded in a genomic region of Schistocerca serialis cubense isolate TAMUIC-IGC-003099 chromosome 9, iqSchSeri2.2, whole genome shotgun sequence:
- the LOC126419450 gene encoding uncharacterized protein LOC126419450, producing the protein MTEQQAVSRIAVRLPPFWPDNPVLWFAQAEASFGCAGITAEATKSALIVSQLDQRYAAEVQDIITAPPGTGAYARLKSELIRRVAAFQEDRIRQVLTQEEIGDRNPSQYLRHLRSKDDTVTVPDSLLRTLWTSRLPPQIKAIIASQTDMPLDDVAQLADRIQDAITPAQSAQSPRWTTVQTVPRP; encoded by the coding sequence ATGACCGAACAGCAGGCCGTCTCCAGGATTGCAGTCCGTTTGCCGCCGTTCTGGCCCGACAACCCGGTACTCTGGTTCGCGCAGGCAGAGGCAAGTTTTGGCTGCGCTGGAATAACGGCCGAAGCAACTAAATCTGCGCTGATTGTGAGCCAGCTCGACCAACGTTACGCAGCCGAGGTGCAGGACATAATCACAGCACCGCCCGGGACTGGAGCTTATGCCAGGCTAAAATCAGAGTTGATTCGACGGGTGGCCGCGTTCCAAGAGGACCGGATACGTCAGGTTCTGACGCAGGAAGAAATTGGCGACAGGAACCCTTCTCAATACCTGAGACATCTACGCAGCAAAGATGACACCGTTACTGTGCCAGACAGTCTGCTCAGAACGCTGTGGACCAGTAGGTTGCCGCCGCAAATAAAAGCCATAATCGCCTCACAAACAGACATGCCGCTGGATGACGTGGCGCAGCTAGCAGACCGGATTCAGGACGCGATAACACCGGCTCAGTCAGCGCAGTCGCCGCGTTGGACAACAGTACAAACAGTACCGCGTCCGTAG